A region from the Geobacter benzoatilyticus genome encodes:
- a CDS encoding pyridoxamine 5'-phosphate oxidase family protein: MIPEKLQEILKQDGIVAIATMGQDGPHMVNTWNSYVRISADGRLLIPAGYMHRTEANIAFNPEVLITLGSSKVQGLHGPGAGFLIKGKAAFITSGPDYDLLKSKFDWLRATLAVTPDSVTQTW, from the coding sequence ATGATTCCCGAAAAACTGCAGGAAATTCTGAAACAGGACGGCATCGTCGCCATCGCAACGATGGGGCAGGACGGGCCGCACATGGTCAACACCTGGAACAGTTACGTCCGGATATCCGCCGATGGTCGGTTGCTGATTCCCGCCGGTTACATGCACCGGACCGAGGCGAACATCGCCTTTAACCCCGAAGTACTGATCACGCTGGGAAGCAGTAAAGTTCAGGGGCTGCATGGTCCCGGCGCCGGCTTTCTGATCAAAGGAAAGGCAGCGTTCATAACGTCCGGCCCCGATTATGACCTGCTGAAGTCAAAGTTCGATTGGCTGCGCGCCACCCTGGCCGTTACCCCCGATTCCGTGACTCAGACATGGTAG